The nucleotide sequence CGATCGAACGGCCCATCGGATACCTGACTGGCCGGTACCAGCGCGACGGCATCGAACGCCTTGCCATTGCGCAGCAGATTCTGTTGCAGGGCCAGGGCACCCAGGGCCGAGTCGCCACTGCTGGTGACCTGCACATGCCCCTCAAGGCTCGCCGCCAGAGCGCCAAAACTGTCATTGAGCACCAGTACGCGAGTCGCGGATGCTGGCTGTTGCTCGGCCAGATAGCTCAGCAAGTACTCGTCGGCGGCATCGAAGGCTTGCAGCGGTTCATTGGGCAGCTCTGGCTGGCGGATCAGATCGAGTTGGGCGAAGGGGCTGTGGAGCAGGGGCATGGCGGGGGAGACTCTGGATAATCGACGGGTGGCCCCCGGATGAGGCCAATGGGCAGCAGGAGGGACCCTCTGAGTGGACTGCGACGCCGGGTGGGTAGAGGCGTCATCACTCAGAACTGGCCGTAAATATTACGTTTTTTTCGACAGGATTACATGCTGTGTTTTAACAGGTGGGGATCAGGCCACCTCACGGCCGTAGATCAAAACAAGCCGCGTTTCACGGCAGTGATGACGGCGGCAATCTTGTTGTTGACTCCGAGCTTCTTCATCGAACTGCTGACATGAAAGCCGACGGTGCGCTCTGACAGGCACAAAATCGTCGCAATATCGGAAGCCGTCTTGCCCATCGCCGACCATTGCAGGATCTCGGTCTCGCGTGCTGTCAGCGTGTGAGCGGGCTGCACGGGGGCGTCACCGACAAAGGTTTTGGCGACGATCGTATGCAGGGCGTGACACATCCACAGTACCTGGCCGGCTTTTTCATAAAGTTCTTCTGCTTGTACCGGCCCTGCGCGACGACTCAGGCTGATCATGCTGAAAAGGCCCCTGACGTCATGCACCGCCTGCGCCCAGCCAAAACTCAAACCGTGGGAATGTACGTGAGCCCACAGATCAGGCACGGCAGAAAAGGTTTTTTCTTCCCAGACAATCGGGAGCACGCTGTCTTTACAGTGTGCTACGAGCGGATCCAACTCGAAGTATTTTTCTTGTCTATAGGCTTTATTCAATTCAACTGGGTAGTTGTTGAGGTGAACGTTCTTGTTGGAGCGATAGAGCACGTTAGAGCCCATTGTGAAGCCGCAGTAGTCGAAGCCTAGCTCATACGTAATGTTCAAGGCAGCTTCAAACATAGTTGTCACTTCACTTTCCGCTTCCAGTTTTGGGGGACGGGTGTTGCGCCATTTGACCATCGGTAACTCTCCATGAGTCGCACTCAGGTGAGTGGGTTAGATCCATTTTTGTACTGCGCAGTGTAGGACATAGCTTGACTTGTGCGTGGGAATTTTCGCTCTTAGCCTGGGGCAGGTTATGCGTGTTTTTTCGCAAGGCGGGTATTGAAGGAAATAGTGCGGGTTGGTTTTATTCAGGTTTTTTAAGGGTTTATCTTCGAGGGAGTGCAACTGAAACGAGGTGCTATGGGGCACTAATAGCCGTTGTGGGATTAACTTATATAGCAAAATTGTTGCAGATGAAATCATATTGATATCACTTTTAGTTAGGTTGTTTGCTCTAAGTTTGGCCGGTGTATTTTGCGTTTCACGAAGCTTTCACATCACTCGAGTTGATTGTTAAACATTGTGTTTAAATGCCATTGCTTGCAGTAGGTGTTTAACCCGTTCACTTTTGAGGGATACTAGGGCCACCTGCCAAACGGAGCCCCCCATGACCGCCAGTGCCGAAAAATACACCCGACAGATCTTGATTGATGTGCAATCGTTGACTCCTGGCCTGTTTACCTTACGGACCACTCGAGATCCCGGCTTTCGCTTTCGCGCGGGACAGTTCGTGCGCCTGGGGGTGACCAAAAGTGACGGGAGTCTAGTATGGCGAGCCTACTCTGTGGTGTCGTCACCGTTTGATGAGTACCTGGATTTTTTCTCCATCGTGGTCCCCGGGGGGGAATTCACCAGTGAGTTGAGCCGTTTGCGCGTGGGTGATGAACTGTTGGTCGAGCGTCAGGCCACGGGTTTTCTGACGCTGGACCGGTTTGTCGATGGCCGGGATCTATGGTTGCTGGGAACCGGCACCGGCGTCGCACCGTTTCTGTCGATCCTGCAGGATTTCGAGGTGTGGGAGAGGTTCGAGCGGATCGTCCTGGTCTATAGCGCTCGGCAAGTCAGGGAGCTGGCTTATCAAGCGTTGATCAGAGAGCTGGGCGAGCGCGAATACCTCGCCGAACATGCCCATAAATTGACCTACCTGCCTATCGTCACCCGCGAGCAGCATCCAGGCGCATTGAATGGGCGCATCACCACGCTGATCGAAAACGGCGAGTTGGAACGCGCTGCGGGTGTTGCGCTGACCCCGGAGCATTCACGAGTGATGATCTGCGGCAACCCACAGATGATCGATGACACCCGGCAACTGCTTAAACAGAGGGACATGCAATTGAGCCTGAGTCGTCGGCCAGGGCAGGTTGCGGTGGAAAACTACTGGTAGAAAAAGGCGCTTGGCCTGTGGGGCTGTTGGGCATCAGTGAGAGTGGATGGATTGGTATGCTCGCAAACCAGCACACCAACCCCCCAACCCGTCATCGCAGCCGCGCTAGACCGTCGGTCAGCTACAGAGGCTTGTTGTTCTGAGCCTTGAGCAGATCACGGATCTCGCCCAGCAATTCCTCTTCCTTGGTGGGTACCGGTGGCAGGCTGGGGGCCACGGCTTCTTCGCGCTTGAGGCGGTTGATGGCCTTTACACCCATGAAAATCGCGAATGCAACGATCACGAAGTCGATGAGGCTCTGAATGAACTTGCCGTAGGCCAGGACAACGGCAGGAACATCTCCCTGAGCTGCCTTGAGCGTAACGGCAAGGTCCCCGAAATCCACACCGCCGATCAACAGACCGATGGGAGGCATCACCACGTCGCCCACAAAGGAAGAAACAATTTTGCCGAAGGCGGCGCCGATGATAATACCGACCGCCATGTCGACCACATTACCTTTGACCGCGAAGGCCTTGAACTCACTGAGCACGCCCATAGGTTATTCCTTGTTGCCGTTGAGAAAGATGAAATCCAGTGTAAGTCAGTATAGCCGGGCTTGCCCGACACAACGGTTAACACTGTTCGGTGCTATCGACACATTAAAACGCAAATAGTTTGCAAAATGCCATCAATCTCGCGCGAAATATCCGTAATTTCAGTGAATTTCCAGCATATTTTCTATATCGGGGTGTTCAGGGTTTTCTATTTATTTTCTCGCGCTCAGGTCACTAGCCTCTGACAAGCACTTCTTTAAGTGCACACAACAACCAGAGGAATTGCTGATGAACAAGCTTATGAGTCGCAGGCCTTTTGCTGCGCGAAAGTTGATGGTGATTGCTACCGCCAGCCTGGTAACGCTGTCTGTGCAAGCGGCTAACCTGACCCGGGATAATGGCGCGACAGTCGGCGACAACCAGAACTCGCAAACAGCCGGCGCGACGGGGCCGGTCCTGCTGCAAGACGTGCAGTTGATCCAGAAGCTGCAACGCTTCGACCGCGAACGCATTCCCGAGCGCGTCGTTCATGCCCGGGGCACGGGGGCTCATGGCACGTTTACGGTGACAGACAACCTGACTGACCTGACCAAGGCCAAAGTCTTTGCCGCAGGCGAAACCACACCGGTATTTGTGCGCTTCTCCGCGGTGGTCCACGGAAATCATTCCCCGGAAACGCTACGCGACCCTCGCGGTTTCGCGACCAAGTTCTATACCGCCGACGGCAATTGGGACTTGGTCGGCAATAACTTCCCGACGTTCTTTATCCGCGATGCCATCAAGTTTCCGGACATGGTGCATGCTTTCAAACCCGACCCGCGCACTAACCTGGACGATGACTCGCGTCGTTTCGACTTCTTCTCGCATGTTCCGGAGTCGACTCGCACGCTGACCGAGTTGTACTCGGATGCAGGCACGCCCGCCAGTTACCGGGAGATGGATGGCAACAGTGTACATGCCTACAAGTTGATCAATGCCAACGGCCAAGTGCATTACGTCAAGTTTCACTGGAAGAGCCTGCAAGGCCTGAAGAATCTTGACCCGAACCAAGTAGTTGAAGTCCAGGGCCGTGATTACAGCCACATGACTAACGACTTGGTCACGCATATCAATAAGGGCGACTTCCCCAAGTGGGATTTGTACGTGCAGGTACTCAAGCCCGAAGAACTTGCCGCGTTTGATTTCGATCCTTTGGATGCCACTAAAATCTGGCCGGGTGTACCCGAGCGCAAAGTTGGACAAATGGTGTTGAACCGCAACCCGGCGAATGTTTTCCAGGAAACCGAGCAAGTTGCCATGGCTCCGGCCAATCTGGTACCGGGCATTGAACCGTCGGAAGATCGTCTGCTGCAAGGCCGGGTTTTTTCCTACGCCGATACACAGATGTACCGACTGGGCGCCAATGCCCTGCAACTGCCGATCAACGCGCCGCGGGTCACCGTCAACAACGGCAACCAGGATGGCGCGATGAATCTCGGCAAAACTACCAGCGGCGTGAACTATCAGCCAAGCCGCCTGGCTCCTCGGGAAGAACCGCAAAGCGTCCGCTACAGCCAGATGGCAGTGTCGGGTAGCACGCAGCAGGCGAAGATTCAGCGTGAGCAGAACTTCAGGCAAGCGGGTGATTTGTACCGTTCCTACAGCCAAAAGGAACGCCAGAACTTGATCGATAACTTTGGCGGCTCCCTGGCGACCACCGATGAAGAGAGCAAGCACATCATCCTGTCGTTCCTGTACAAGGCCGATCCGGAGTACGGCACGGGCGTGGCCAAGGTTGCCAAAGGTGACCTGGCGCGGGTCAAGGCGCTGGCTGAAAAGCTCACCGACTGACCGTTGATTGCTGTCGACGCCCGGTACCGGGTGTCGACACGTACAGGAGAAGTTCCATGCGTATCTATCTCGGTTTACTTGCCGCCCTGCTGACATTCGGCGTGCAGGCCGAATCCGCCGATCCGCGGGTGGTCAAGGCGCAACTGCAGACTTATTACTTCGATGCCGCCCGTCGGGGCGACGTGGAAATGCTCAACACCTTTATCGAATCCGGTTATTCACTCAATACCCAGGACGAGAAGGGCTATACCGCGCTGATCCTCGCGGCCTACCACGGCCAAGGCACGTTTGTGGAACACTTGCTGGCGGCTGGCGCCGATGCCTGCGTCCAGGACCTGCGCGGCAACACGGCGCTGATGGGCGCGATTTTCAAGGGCGAGTTGAACATCGCCCAACGTTTGCTGGCGACCACCTGCAATCCCGACCAGCGCAACGCTGCCGGGCAGACGGCGGCGATGTATGCCGGGCTGTTCAAGCGCGTCGAGTTACTCGAGGCGTTGAAGGCCGAGGGCGCCGACTTAAACGTCGAGGATCCGCTGGGTAACAGCGCTTCACGATTAGCCCGCGGCGAAATCCGTACTGCGGCGCCACGCTGAGCTATCATCGCGGTTTTTCGGTTGGAGGTTCTCGACGATGGCAAAGGCCAAGCGCATGTACGGCTGCACGGAGTGCGGCGCGACCTTTCCCAAGTGGGCTGGCCAATGCGGTGAATGCGGCGCGTGGAACACCCTCACTGAAACCATGGTGGAAAGCGGCGGCGCAGCGGCACCCAGCGGTCGTTCCGGCTGGACGGGCCAACAGGCCCAGATCAAGACCCTGGCCGAAGTCAGCGTCGAAGAGATTCCGCGTTTCTCCACCGCATCCGGTGAACTGGATCGGGTACTCGGTGGCGGCCTGGTGGACGGTTCAGTGGTACTGATCGGTGGTGATCCGGGCATCGGCAAATCCACCATCCTGCTGCAAACCCTGTGCAGTATCGCCAGCCGCATGTCGGCGCTGTATGTCACGGGCGAGGAATCGCAGCAGCAAGTGGCCATGCGCGCCCGTCGACTGGGCTTGCCCCAGGACAAACTGCGGGTCATGACCGAAACCTGCATCGAAAGCATCATCGCCACCGCCCGCCTGGAAAAACCCAAGGTCATGGTGATCGATTCGATCCAGACGATTTTTACCGAACAACTGCAATCCGCGCCGGGCGGGGTTTCCCAGGTGCGCGAGAGCGCAGCGCTGTTGGTGCGTTATGCGAAGCAGAGTGGCACGGCGATTTTCCTGGTGGGCCACGTGACCAAGGAGGGCGCGCTGGCCGGGCCGCGAGTGTTGGAGCATATGGTCGACACCGTGCTGTATTTCGAAGGGGAATCGGACGGTCGGCTGCGTCTGTTGCGGGCGGTGAAAAACCGTTTCGGCGCAGTCAATGAGCTGGGTGTGTTCGCCATGACCGACCGGGGGCTGAAAGAGGTCTCCAACCCGTCGGCGATCTTTCTCACACGGGCGCAGGAAGAAGTCCCGGGCAGCGTGGTGATGGCGACGTGGGAAGGCACTCGACCGATGCTGGTGGAAGTCCAGGCGCTGGTCGATGACAGCCACCTGGCCAACCCGCGCCGCGTGACCCTGGGCCTGGATCAGAACCGTCTGGCGATGTTATTGGCGGTATTGCACCGCCATGGCGGTATTCCGACCCATGATCAGGACGTGTTCCTCAACGTGGTGGGCGGGGTCAAGGTACTGGAAACCGCCTCCGATCTCGCGCTGATGGCGGCGGTGATGTCGAGCCTGCGCAATCGGCCGTTGCCGCACGATCTGCTGGTGTTTGGCGAGGTGGGGCTGTCGGGCGAAGTGCGCCCGGTGCCCAGCGGCCAGGAGCGTCTCAAAGAAGCCGCCAAGCACGGTTTCAAACGGGCCATCGTGCCCAAGGGCAATGCGCCGAAAGAGTCGCCGCCGGGGTTGCAGATTATCGCGGTCACGCGTCTGGAGCAGGCGCTGGATGCGTTGTTCGAGTAACACCGCCGCACCTGCAAGGCTGGTCAGATTTCGAGCAAGGCACCCAGTTCCCGCTCCAGTTCCTCCGGATCGCCGAGGTTCAATTCAATCAGCCTGCGCAAATGGCTGATGGAGTCCAGGTCGATATGCTCACAGACAAAACCCAATTGCCCATGGTCGTCATGAGTCAAGCGCACTTGCATCTGCACATCGGTATCGTCATCCAGGTGGATATCGACATCGAAGGGTTCGGCGTCTTTTCCCAGCCAGGGGGACGGACGTCGCACCAGCAGTCCTTTCAGCGATAAATCCACCAGTTGCACTGACCATTCCTGGCCGTTTTGCTGAAGTTCGGTCTTGGCATCGAAGGCAATCCGCCGAAAACGGCGTCGATCTGACTGCTGTTCACTCATGGTCAAACCCTCGTTTAAGTCAATAGAGTGTAGCCCCGCGCCATCATCGAGCGATTATTTCCGCTTTTTTCGCCTTTCCAAGGCTCTAGACCAACGTAGGGGGGTGGCCTTTAGAGCAGGGCAGGCTAAACTCGGGCTGGCTTTCTTTCTGTCCAACCTGGCTGGAATATAAAAATGAAAAATAATAATAGCCTGGCACGCCACTTACCCTGGTTGGTGCTGGCAATTGTAGGTGCGTGCGCCCTGGGCGTAGTGGCCTTGCGGCGAGGCGAGGCGATCAACGCCTTGTGGATTGTCGTCGCGGCAGTCGCCATTTATCTGGTGGCCTATCGTTACTACAGCCTGTTCATCGCTAATCATGTGATGCAACTCGATCCTCGGCGGGCTACCCCCGCAGTGGTCAACAACGACGGTCTGGACTATGTGCCGACCAACAAACACATTCTCTTTGGTCACCACTTCGCGGCGATTGCCGGTGCAGGCCCGCTGGTCGGCCCGGTGTTGGCGGCGCAGATGGGGTATCTGCCCGGCACGTTGTGGCTGATTGCCGGCGTGGTGCTGGCGGGCGCGGTGCAGGATTTCATGATTCTGTTCCTCTCCACACGTCGTAACGGTCGATCCCTGGGGGACATGGTCCGCGAGGAAATGGGCCGAATTCCCGGGACTATTGCGCTGTTTGGCTGTTTCCTGATCATGATCATCATCCTCGCGGTGCTGTCGCTGATCGTGGTCAAGGCCCTGGCCGAAAGTCCGTGGGGTATCTTCACGGTCATGGCGACCATCCCGATCGCGATGTTCATGGGCGTTTACATGCGCTACATCCGTCCGGGGCGCATTGGCGAAATCTCGATCATCGGGGTGTTGCTGCTGCTGGGTTCGATCTGGCTGGGTGGGCAGATTGCCGCTGATCCTGTGTGGGCCGAGGCCTTCACGTTCACCGGGATCCAAATCACCTGGATGTTGGTCGGTTACGGCTTTGTGGCAGCGGTATTGCCGGTCTGGCTGATCCTGGCCCCGCGTGACTACCTGTCGACCTTCCTGAAGATCGGCACCATCATCGCTCTGGCTATCGGTATCCTGGTCACCATGCCTGACCTGAAAATGCCGGCGCTGACCCAGTTTGTCGACGGCACTGGTCCGGTCTGGAAAGGCGGTCTGTTCCCGTTCCTGTTCATCACCATCGCCTGTGGTGCTGTGTCCGGGTTCCACGCGCTGATCTCTTCGGGCACCACGCCCAAGTTGCTGGCCAATGAAGCCCACTCGCGCTACATCGGTTACGGCGGCATGTTGATGGAGTCGTTCGTGGCCATCATGGCGATGGTTGCCGCCTCGGTGATCGAGCCTGGTGTGTACTTCGCCATGAACAGTCCGGCTGCGGTGGTCGGCAGCGATGTGGTGACAGTCGCGCAAACCGTCAGCAGCTGGGGTTTCGCCATTACCCCGGACGCGCTGCAAGCGGTCGCCAATGACATCGGTGAAACCACCATTCTGGCCCGCGCCGGCGGTGCGCCAACCCTGGCGGTGGGTATCGCGCAGATTCTGCACAGTGTGCTGCCGGGTGAAAACACCATGGCGTTCTGGTACCACTTTGCGATCCTGTTCGAAGCGCTGTTTATCCTGACCGCGGTCGACGCCGGCACCCGTGCCGGGCGTTTCATGCTGCAGGACCTGCTTGGCTCCTTCGTCCCGGCGCTCAAGCGCACCGAGTCCTGGACCGCCAACCTGGTGGCCACTGCCGGCTGCGTGGCGATGTGGGGCTACTTGCTGTATCAGGGCGTG is from Pseudomonas mucidolens and encodes:
- a CDS encoding helix-turn-helix transcriptional regulator; the encoded protein is MVKWRNTRPPKLEAESEVTTMFEAALNITYELGFDYCGFTMGSNVLYRSNKNVHLNNYPVELNKAYRQEKYFELDPLVAHCKDSVLPIVWEEKTFSAVPDLWAHVHSHGLSFGWAQAVHDVRGLFSMISLSRRAGPVQAEELYEKAGQVLWMCHALHTIVAKTFVGDAPVQPAHTLTARETEILQWSAMGKTASDIATILCLSERTVGFHVSSSMKKLGVNNKIAAVITAVKRGLF
- a CDS encoding ferredoxin--NADP reductase, producing the protein MTASAEKYTRQILIDVQSLTPGLFTLRTTRDPGFRFRAGQFVRLGVTKSDGSLVWRAYSVVSSPFDEYLDFFSIVVPGGEFTSELSRLRVGDELLVERQATGFLTLDRFVDGRDLWLLGTGTGVAPFLSILQDFEVWERFERIVLVYSARQVRELAYQALIRELGEREYLAEHAHKLTYLPIVTREQHPGALNGRITTLIENGELERAAGVALTPEHSRVMICGNPQMIDDTRQLLKQRDMQLSLSRRPGQVAVENYW
- the mscL gene encoding large-conductance mechanosensitive channel protein MscL encodes the protein MGVLSEFKAFAVKGNVVDMAVGIIIGAAFGKIVSSFVGDVVMPPIGLLIGGVDFGDLAVTLKAAQGDVPAVVLAYGKFIQSLIDFVIVAFAIFMGVKAINRLKREEAVAPSLPPVPTKEEELLGEIRDLLKAQNNKPL
- a CDS encoding catalase, with protein sequence MNKLMSRRPFAARKLMVIATASLVTLSVQAANLTRDNGATVGDNQNSQTAGATGPVLLQDVQLIQKLQRFDRERIPERVVHARGTGAHGTFTVTDNLTDLTKAKVFAAGETTPVFVRFSAVVHGNHSPETLRDPRGFATKFYTADGNWDLVGNNFPTFFIRDAIKFPDMVHAFKPDPRTNLDDDSRRFDFFSHVPESTRTLTELYSDAGTPASYREMDGNSVHAYKLINANGQVHYVKFHWKSLQGLKNLDPNQVVEVQGRDYSHMTNDLVTHINKGDFPKWDLYVQVLKPEELAAFDFDPLDATKIWPGVPERKVGQMVLNRNPANVFQETEQVAMAPANLVPGIEPSEDRLLQGRVFSYADTQMYRLGANALQLPINAPRVTVNNGNQDGAMNLGKTTSGVNYQPSRLAPREEPQSVRYSQMAVSGSTQQAKIQREQNFRQAGDLYRSYSQKERQNLIDNFGGSLATTDEESKHIILSFLYKADPEYGTGVAKVAKGDLARVKALAEKLTD
- a CDS encoding ankyrin repeat domain-containing protein; translation: MRIYLGLLAALLTFGVQAESADPRVVKAQLQTYYFDAARRGDVEMLNTFIESGYSLNTQDEKGYTALILAAYHGQGTFVEHLLAAGADACVQDLRGNTALMGAIFKGELNIAQRLLATTCNPDQRNAAGQTAAMYAGLFKRVELLEALKAEGADLNVEDPLGNSASRLARGEIRTAAPR
- the radA gene encoding DNA repair protein RadA, translated to MAKAKRMYGCTECGATFPKWAGQCGECGAWNTLTETMVESGGAAAPSGRSGWTGQQAQIKTLAEVSVEEIPRFSTASGELDRVLGGGLVDGSVVLIGGDPGIGKSTILLQTLCSIASRMSALYVTGEESQQQVAMRARRLGLPQDKLRVMTETCIESIIATARLEKPKVMVIDSIQTIFTEQLQSAPGGVSQVRESAALLVRYAKQSGTAIFLVGHVTKEGALAGPRVLEHMVDTVLYFEGESDGRLRLLRAVKNRFGAVNELGVFAMTDRGLKEVSNPSAIFLTRAQEEVPGSVVMATWEGTRPMLVEVQALVDDSHLANPRRVTLGLDQNRLAMLLAVLHRHGGIPTHDQDVFLNVVGGVKVLETASDLALMAAVMSSLRNRPLPHDLLVFGEVGLSGEVRPVPSGQERLKEAAKHGFKRAIVPKGNAPKESPPGLQIIAVTRLEQALDALFE
- a CDS encoding PilZ domain-containing protein; the encoded protein is MSEQQSDRRRFRRIAFDAKTELQQNGQEWSVQLVDLSLKGLLVRRPSPWLGKDAEPFDVDIHLDDDTDVQMQVRLTHDDHGQLGFVCEHIDLDSISHLRRLIELNLGDPEELERELGALLEI
- a CDS encoding carbon starvation CstA family protein — protein: MKNNNSLARHLPWLVLAIVGACALGVVALRRGEAINALWIVVAAVAIYLVAYRYYSLFIANHVMQLDPRRATPAVVNNDGLDYVPTNKHILFGHHFAAIAGAGPLVGPVLAAQMGYLPGTLWLIAGVVLAGAVQDFMILFLSTRRNGRSLGDMVREEMGRIPGTIALFGCFLIMIIILAVLSLIVVKALAESPWGIFTVMATIPIAMFMGVYMRYIRPGRIGEISIIGVLLLLGSIWLGGQIAADPVWAEAFTFTGIQITWMLVGYGFVAAVLPVWLILAPRDYLSTFLKIGTIIALAIGILVTMPDLKMPALTQFVDGTGPVWKGGLFPFLFITIACGAVSGFHALISSGTTPKLLANEAHSRYIGYGGMLMESFVAIMAMVAASVIEPGVYFAMNSPAAVVGSDVVTVAQTVSSWGFAITPDALQAVANDIGETTILARAGGAPTLAVGIAQILHSVLPGENTMAFWYHFAILFEALFILTAVDAGTRAGRFMLQDLLGSFVPALKRTESWTANLVATAGCVAMWGYLLYQGVIDPLGGINTLWPLFGISNQML